One Hordeum vulgare subsp. vulgare chromosome 4H, MorexV3_pseudomolecules_assembly, whole genome shotgun sequence DNA window includes the following coding sequences:
- the LOC123446437 gene encoding proline-rich receptor-like protein kinase PERK9 isoform X2 yields MAASGHVPTIPDLPSGHKATLRPFPNPIRVVPLACPLPVHFARPLAAIAMPPAQTRPPGSPSPATASRRTTIVGFVRSEHQIESRRPVRSPSPSSSSLTTPSTVFDSHRSGPPRSSTSTPPDLR; encoded by the exons ATGGCCGCATCTGGCCACGTGCCGACCATCCCCGACCTCCCCAGCGGCCATAAAGCGACCCTGCGGCCCTTCCCGAACCCTATCCGCGTCGTTCCCCTTGCTTGCCCCCTTCCTGTCCATTTTGCTCGTCCCCTTGCCGCCATCGCCATGCCTCCAGCACAGACGCGGCCACCGGGCTCCCCAAGCCCTGCGACCGCGTCTAGGAGGACCACTATCGTCGGCTTCGTCCGTTCCGAGCACCAAATCGAGAGTAGGCGACCCGTACGCTCGCCATCACCGTCGTCTTCATCGCTTACAACGCCGTCGACCGTCTTCGATTCACATCGTTCCGGTCCACCTCGATCCTCCACGAGCACACCACCGGACTTGCG atga
- the LOC123446437 gene encoding proline-rich receptor-like protein kinase PERK9 isoform X1, translating to MAASGHVPTIPDLPSGHKATLRPFPNPIRVVPLACPLPVHFARPLAAIAMPPAQTRPPGSPSPATASRRTTIVGFVRSEHQIESRRPVRSPSPSSSSLTTPSTVFDSHRSGPPRSSTSTPPDLRPRD from the exons ATGGCCGCATCTGGCCACGTGCCGACCATCCCCGACCTCCCCAGCGGCCATAAAGCGACCCTGCGGCCCTTCCCGAACCCTATCCGCGTCGTTCCCCTTGCTTGCCCCCTTCCTGTCCATTTTGCTCGTCCCCTTGCCGCCATCGCCATGCCTCCAGCACAGACGCGGCCACCGGGCTCCCCAAGCCCTGCGACCGCGTCTAGGAGGACCACTATCGTCGGCTTCGTCCGTTCCGAGCACCAAATCGAGAGTAGGCGACCCGTACGCTCGCCATCACCGTCGTCTTCATCGCTTACAACGCCGTCGACCGTCTTCGATTCACATCGTTCCGGTCCACCTCGATCCTCCACGAGCACACCACCGGACTTGCG accccgagactga